A section of the Falco biarmicus isolate bFalBia1 chromosome 3, bFalBia1.pri, whole genome shotgun sequence genome encodes:
- the LOC130145915 gene encoding discoidin, CUB and LCCL domain-containing protein 1-like, producing the protein MRAGSGRGVLALALLRRCLLLGPLALRPSAGQDGDGCGHTLLTPHSGTLSSKNYPGTYPNHTACRWRLRAPPGTSLLLAFGDVDLEPSERCTRSSLLLADPQAGTAYGPYCRNAGPTTPLLLTNSSTVTVLFNSTSHRSGRGLLLSYATSQHPDLVSCLVRGTHYTQEHVSVYCPAGCKDIDGDIWGNPSQGYRDTSVLCKAAVHAGVIADELGGQVTLSREKGITLYESAFANGLHSKRGSLSEKRLIFHKACSDALEVAAFNASSWWHEVDALGQDRAWVATRAALGTTGHSWAAEPSTEAAWLELDLGTRRKVTGIITTGSSKQHNYYVTSYRVSSSRDGKNWRPYRGSSGQDDKVFEGNIDSHGEVSNAFIPPIVARYVRVMPQSWHQRVALKVALVGCQLARVRAPRPYVPSIPKEVPVPTSHPGSHTPIPGIALDPEKAGSMLLVMLLVGGFVLLCSSLLLLAFLCRRKRKPAAELNCGITKGHPKLESSQVCSLQSLPPPSSALASFPTAAAPGDLSRTHSPEYAEPDLLQQSPGSPPGPSTFKPPPDEGYALPLVLSHYAVPGQRHEYAEPLPPEPEYATPFGEPDPAGPARYHAPPPRPTSPGALPHVYHEAL; encoded by the exons atgcgggcgggcagcgggcggggggTGCTGGCGCTGGCGCTTCTCCGCCGCTGCCTCCTGCTGGGCCCGCTGGCGCTGCGCCCGAGCGCCGGACAGGACG GGGACGGCTGTGGCCACACGCTGCTGACACCCCACAGTGGTACCCTCAGCTCCAAGAACTACCCGGGCACCTACCCCAACCATACCGCCTGCCGCTGGCGCCTGCGTGCCCCCCCGGGCACCTCCCTCCTCCTGGCCTTCGGGGACGTGGACCTGGAGCCCTCCGAGCGCTGCACTCGCAGCTCCTTGCTGCTCGCCGACCCCCAGGCTGGCACTGCCTATG GGCCCTACTGCAGGAACGCCGGCCCCACCACCCCGCTCCTGCTGACCAACTCCAGCACCGTGACCGTCCTCTTCAACAGCACCAGCCACCGCTCGGGACGGGGCCTCCTCCTGTCCTACGCCACCTCGCAGCACCCAG ACTTAGTGTCCTGCCTGGTCCGAGGCACCCACTACACCCAGGAGCACGTCAG CGTGTACTGCCCTGCGGGCTGCAAGGACATCGATGGGGACATCTGGGGCAACCCCAGCCAGGGCTACCGGGAT ACCTCGGTGCTGTGCAAGGCGGCCGTGCACGCCGGGGTGATTGCGGACGAGCTGGGCGGGCAGGTCACCCTGTCCCGGGAGAAGGGGATCACGCTCTACGAGTCGGCCTTCGCCAACGGGCTCCACTCCAAAAG GGGCTCCCTCTCCGAGAAACGGCTCATATTCCACAAAG CCTGCAGTGATGCGCTGGAGGTGGCCGCCTTCAACGCCTCGTCCTGGTGGCACGAGGTGGATGCGCTGGGCCAGGACCGAGCCTGGGTGGCCACCCGGGCAGCACTGGGCACCACCGGCCACTCCTGGGCAGCCGAACCCAGCACCGAGGCTGCCTGGCTGGAGCTGGACCTGGGCACCCGCAGGAAAGTCACAG GCATCATCACAACGGGCTCCTCCAAGCAGCACAACTACTACGTCACGTCCTACCGTGTCTCCTCCAGCCGTGACGGCAAGAACTGGAGACCCTACAGAGGCAGCAGTGGCCAGGATGACAAG GTCTTTGAGGGCAACATCGACAGCCATGGGGAGGTCTCCAATGCCTTCATACCCCCCATCGTCGCCCGCTATGTCCGTGTCATGCCACAGAGCTGGCACCAGCGCGTGGCCTTGAAGGTGGCCCTGGTGGGCTGCCAGCTGGCGCGGGTCCGTGCGCCCCGGCCCTACG TGCCCAGCATCCCCAAGGAggtccctgtccccaccagcCACCCGGGCAGCCACACACCCATCCCCGGCATTGCCCTGGACCCGGAGAAGGCAG gctccatgctgctggtgatgctgcTCGTCGGTGGCTTCgtgctcctctgctccagcctcctgctgctggccttcCTCTGCCGCAGGAAGAG AAAGCCGGCAGCAGAGCTGAACTGCGGGATCACGAAAG GGCACCCCAAACTGGAGTCGAGCCAGGTGTGCTCGCTGCAGAGCCTGCCGCCCCCCAGCTCCGCGCTGGCCTCCTTCCCCACGGCAGCTGCGCCGGGGGACCTGAGCCGGACCCACTCACCAG AGTACGCCGAGCCggacctgctgcagcagagccccgGCAGCCCGCCGGGCCCCTCCACCTTCAAGCCGCCGCCGGACGAGGGCTACGCGCTGCCGCTGGTGCTCAGCCACTACGCCGTGCCGGGGCAGCGGCACGAATACGCCGAGCCGCTGCCGCCGGAGCCCGAGTACGCCACCCCCTTCGGCGAGCCCGACCCGGCGGGCCCCGCCCGCTACCACGCCCCCCCACCGCGCCCCACCTCACCGGGCGCGCTCCCGCACGTCTATCACGAAGCTTTGTGA